In Thauera aromatica K172, one DNA window encodes the following:
- a CDS encoding LysR family transcriptional regulator, which produces MDLNLLQVFDAVYRERSVSRAATRLGLSQPAISHALRRLRLELKDPLFVRAPGGVMPTAMAEQLGRTVAGALHALDAAIHQIHHFEPVSSSRTFRLYMTDIGELVFLPALMEALQQRAPGVKIEVEQMALEAILPGLESGALDLAVGYLPPLADVSQHRLLHERYVIVLRRDHPLAAAGGGLDPAALDYVLVRPHAEARRALQQQRLESRVRLVIPHFLVLPGVLARTDLAALVPSRMARLFVERGELVALDSPLATAAFDVRLYWYWRAEHDPGHRWLRELLIALFSEGGPGDGQRAPAAGMR; this is translated from the coding sequence ATGGACCTCAACCTTCTCCAGGTGTTCGATGCCGTGTACCGCGAGCGCAGCGTCAGCCGTGCCGCGACCCGGCTCGGGCTGTCGCAGCCGGCAATCAGCCATGCCTTGCGGCGCTTGCGCCTGGAACTGAAGGATCCGTTGTTCGTGCGTGCCCCGGGCGGGGTAATGCCGACGGCGATGGCCGAGCAGCTGGGGCGGACGGTGGCGGGGGCGCTGCATGCGCTCGATGCGGCGATCCACCAGATCCACCACTTCGAGCCGGTGTCGTCCTCGCGCACGTTCCGCCTGTACATGACCGATATCGGTGAGCTGGTGTTCCTGCCCGCGCTGATGGAAGCGCTCCAGCAGCGTGCTCCGGGAGTGAAGATCGAAGTCGAGCAGATGGCGCTGGAGGCGATCCTGCCGGGACTCGAAAGCGGCGCGCTGGACCTCGCGGTCGGCTACCTGCCGCCGCTGGCCGATGTTTCCCAGCACCGCCTGCTGCACGAACGCTACGTGATCGTGTTGCGCCGCGACCACCCGCTCGCGGCCGCCGGTGGCGGGCTTGACCCCGCGGCCCTCGATTACGTGCTCGTGCGCCCGCACGCCGAAGCCCGCCGGGCCCTGCAGCAGCAGCGCCTGGAATCGCGCGTGCGGCTGGTGATTCCGCATTTCCTGGTGCTGCCCGGGGTGCTCGCGCGCACCGATCTGGCGGCGCTCGTGCCATCGCGCATGGCGCGTCTTTTTGTCGAGCGCGGCGAACTCGTCGCGCTCGACTCGCCGCTGGCGACCGCCGCCTTCGACGTCCGCCTGTACTGGTACTGGCGCGCCGAGCACGACCCCGGGCACCGCTGGCTGCGGGAGCTGCTGATCGCGCTGTTCAGCGAGGGCGGACCCGGCGACGGCCAGCGCGCGCCCGCCGCGGGCATGCGCTGA